A window of Methanobacteriales archaeon HGW-Methanobacteriales-1 genomic DNA:
TTGAAAGAGAAGAACTGGCCAAAAAAATAATGCAAAGAGATAGGAAGATTATTTTTAAGGATGCATCTAAGCAAAGGCCCACTGAAGAATTTGAAAATGGATATTTTCCTGAAAAAAACCTGGAAAATAGTCCTAAAATAATTGTAGACTTTACAGAATATTCTCCCTTACACAAAGGCCATCTTCACTGCATGTTAAAAGCAAAAAAAACTTTTCCAGATGCTCTTTTTGTGGCTGTGGTTCCTGGGCCTACGGAACGAAGCGGGCGGGGCCTACCTTACATAATGACTCGTCAGGCTCGTGCTCGGACAGCTATAGCTGTAGGAGCGGATATGGCGGTGGAAGGTCCACCAATGGGAATCATGGGCTCTGGTCAGTACTCATTATGCTTGGCCAAAATGTTCCAGGCTCTGGACGCTGACATTATTCCTCGAGGATATAAACCTGCCCAAGGTTTTGATTTAATAATGGAGAGAATTTCTATGGGCCATGGAGTGGCTCCTAAACCCTATAAAATGGTGGATATGGAAACTAGAGAGATATTATTGGAAGGAAAACTACAGGAAGACAATTATGTTATTGCTTCCCTTTCCAAATCACTTAAAAAAGTTGGATTTGATTTCAAAGATAAATTCTTATTTGTAAAAAGAATAGAAGGTGTTAGTGGTACCCTTATTAGAAAATCTGTTCTGGATAATGATCTGAGCATGGTGAAAGACATGCTTCCTCTAGAAACCATTGAAGTTTTAAGGGAAGAGATAGAGAGTAATTATGCACCACTTCATAATGTAAGAAGTGCAGAATTAATACTGGAAACAGTTAATGAATCTTCCAGAGATGAATTATTAAATCTCTCTTTATTAAATGAAACCACAGTTAATGATATTATTGATAAAAGGCCTTATAATTCTTTAAATGAGGTTGTTAAATCTATTTCTCAAGGTTTCAGTACTCATCATAAAAGTAGGGTTTTATCTTCTCTGGAGGCAAAAGTAGATAAGGAAACAATTTCTAAATATATAGAAAATTACCCTTCTCTTATTCGTGTATTAGATTATAAAGATAAACACGTTTTACAAGAGTTTAAAAATAGAATACCTCACAGGAGGCTAAAAATATGGCAGTGAAAGAAGGAGACTTTATAAAATTAGAATTTACAGGACGAACCAAAGAGACCGGTGATGTCTTTGACACTACTATTGAAGAAGTAGCTGAAGAAGCTGGAATTAAAGTTGATAATAAGGCCTATGGACCAATACCAGTTATTGTAGGCGGAGGACACTTACTAAAAGGTTTAGATGAATCTGTTGCAGGAATGGAAGAAGGAGATAAGAAAACAGTCGAACTTCCTCCGGAACAGGCTTTTGGTGAGCGAGACGCTAAATTAATCCAGCTTATTCCAATGAAAGAATTCAAAAAGCAAGGTGTTAATCCGTATGTGGGTATGACTCTCACTGTGGAAAACCACAATGGTCGAGTAATAAACATTTCTGGTGGCCGAGTGCGAGTGGATTTCAATCATGAACTAGCGGGTAAAACTTTAGAATATGATGTGGAAGTTATAGAAGTCACCACTGATGATTTGGAAAAAGTCAAAAGTATGATCAAACTCCACTACCCTAACACAAATCTAGATGTTTCCAAAACTGAAATTACCTTTGAAGATGGAAAAGTTATTATTTCCATGGATGAAGTGGCCAAATTCGATAATCAGCCTTACATGGACATTACCTTTGCCCGATTTAGAATTTCCCGAGATATCTGGGAAAACATTGAAGGTGTAGAAAAAGTAGAGTTCACTGACGTCTTTGAAAAGAAAGAAGCAGAAGCTGCTGAAGAAGTAGCCGAAGAAGTAGCCGAAGAAGTGGCTGAAGAAGTCATCGAAGAAGTAGCTGAAGAAATTCCAGAAGTCTTAGATGCTTCTGAAGTGAAAGAAGAGAAAGAAGAATAATTTCTCTACTTATTATTTTTTAATTTTTATTTTACTAATTTAATTATAATTAATTTTTCAAGTCAATCAACAATTAAACTATATTCTACGCGTCTATTTTTTTAGCTATTTAAAATAAGTTTAACCAGAAATTGTCCAGCTATTACTATTAAACAAGCAATACTCATTCCTAAAAGAAAACCAGTAATTAGTCTCAACTTATTATTACTTTCTCTCCACCCTACAAATTGTGTAATTCCATCTAATAATGCAGGAAGGCCTAAAACTAATATAACTACTAAAGATGGACTTATAATCACCCAGTGAAAAATAGGTAATGTAAAAATTCCTATCAATGTCCCAGTGCATCTTGCACATAATGGCAGTGGTTTATTTTTAAAATAAATAGTTCTATCAGGAATTCCATGGCACAATGGAACAGAATATATTTTTAAAGGCCCAGAATCTCTTCCAAAATCTCTTTGATCTTTTCCAGACATTTTAACACTCAAAAAATTAAGAATTTATTTTTAAAGATATATTAAAAAATTATAATAAAATATTTTAAAATAAAATGCATGTTTAATTAAAATCCTAAAGAGTTAATAACCCCTCGAGGGTTGCTTAAAATCTGATTAATTAGACTATTAACATCACCATATTGTGGTGCAAGATAAATTACATATGCTGCATATAAAATAACTCCTACAATTATCAGAGCTACTAAGAAGGCCACACAGAACAATAAAAATGTATTGCTTTTTTTAGGTACTTCTTCTTTTCTTGGCTGGGGCATTCCTCGAGTATATTTTCGTTCATATGGTTCGCTTTCAGTTTCGGGTTCAGGATATGGTTCTCGTTCCATATATGTTTCTTTAATTGGTTGTTCTGATTTTTCGTCTTGTTTCTGCTTTCCTTCAACCAGTTCATCAGCACATTCCTGACAGTAGTTTTTACCAGCCAATTTTAGACGACATTCCCCACAAATGACTTTACCACAACTTACACATGCGGCTACACCTTCTCTATCCGGATGATTTTCACAGTTCATTTTTTCACCTGATGAATTTGAAATCTTAAAATTTTATTTTTAGGAATTAATTGAACCTTTCATGGATCTAATTTAGTTTTTTTTTAGAGATCATGTCAGTCTAAAATATTTTAAATTTTTTATCATTAAATAATGAATTTAAGATATTAAATGTGGTAAATATGAAAAAATATGGAATTTAAGGCCAGGTAACCATCTTAGGAACCTTAACCATTTCCACTTTTTCTCTAACCAGTTCTGGCCATTGTGTGGTGTCAAATCCTTTCTGAGCCAGGAATCCAAAGACCCAGCGGGATAGTCCAATACCAGTACATCCAGTCCATATTCTTTGATTTCGAGCTTCTTTAATAGAAAATCCTTCTATAAAGTGCGTTCCATGGACATTGGCAGAAACCACAGCCACTCCTTTATCTTGACCAGGTAAACTTAACCTCATTTCGTATTTAGGCACGTCTGGGAATTCTATTCCTCTTTCTTCCACTTTACGACCTTCTAAATAAAATGGGTCGTCTCCGATTTCGGTGTACCATTCCAGTTCCATTTCATCGGCTATTTGATGGGATAATTCTAGGGTTTTATCTCTTATTTCATTGGTCTGCTCGGGAGTTCCTAACCATACTAGTTCAGTTCGCTGGAACTCATGTACTCTATCCAGGCCTTTTGCGCCACCTGCTTCCCACCGGTAGGTCCATCCACTTTTATCATATGCTTTAATAGGCAAATCTTCTTCATTAACCACTTCATGACTTAAGAATTCGTAAAATGGTTCGCATTGGGCCGGGGCAATTACATAACCTGGATCTTTAAGCCCTTCTTTTAATAAGTCAATAGGAACTTCTTTGTTGATGATTAATTCATTTTTAAACTTTTCAAAAGTTGCTGGGTCTCTTTTAGGTGCACTGCAATAATACATTCCTTCAGGAAGCCCTTCTAGATATCTCATTTTGTGCATTATTGGAATAGGAATCAGTTTGGGAAACAAATATTCCTCAAAGCCTAATGGAATTACAATGTTTTCCAGCAAAATTTCTTCCAAAGCTCGCTGCAAAGCTACCATTGGTGGTGCATAGAGCCATTGGCCCCTTCCAGGGAATTTTTTTACCCAACCCTGTTTTATGGACTCTTCAGTAGGATCCCCTTCAAAAAGAGGAGTTCTTTTTTCACTGCGGGCTATTATTTTACCGGGGGTGACTTTAGTGACCTGTCTGGTAAGAATATCCGTAGGTTTTTCTTCATCGGCTGCTTCTTGGGAGCTTTTTTCATCATCTGATTTTTCAGTACCAGTTTCTGGTGCAGTAACATATTTTAAAATTCTATTAACGATGTGCTTCCTTAAATCGGCCTCTTCCATATCGTGCACTTCTACAATCACTTCGCCGTCATTTATTTCAAAATCGGTAATTTGAGGTAATTTCTTGGCTAGATCAAAATCCACATCATATTTGTCCTTTCCAGTAGGAATAATAGTTTTATATTTAGGCACAAAGATTTTTCGTATTCCCATGTGATATTTTTGCCCTAATAGTTGGGTTAATGGTTTTTTCATTCGTAAAATGGCATCGTGGGCCCTTACGCGATGGCCAGATTCTATGGTGACTTTTAAGATACTGCCATCTATTTCCCAATTGGTAATTTGAGCTCCTTCTTCTTCTTTACCTTCTGGAACTCCTTTTAGAAGTAATTCGCTGTTAGCGTCCTTAATAAAGTTTTTTATATCTTCTTCAGCTTCTATAATATCTTTGCTGAATGTTATTTCTCCATGGAGTATGAATTTCATTATTTTCACCTTTAATTCTGATTTGGATTATTTTCCTTATTTGATAATTTTCAATATACATTTATTAAATTCAAACAATATAGCTAAATTTACTAAATTAAATTGCTTAATTAACTGTAATAGCTAATTAGTCACTAAAATCGCTTGTTAAATTTTCACGACCCTTTTAAATTTTCTAAGATTTTTTCTACCGTCATTTCGCAGAATATGAGGTCGTCTGCTGTAGCTAAGAATGTATTAAGTGAATTTCCTTTTATCTTAAATTTTACTTCAGAGCCTTCAATTTCTGATTCCAAGTAATTTTTGTTTTCTGGATCCAGAGACTTTAAGGAAATTTCAGCCTGCTCTTTATTTTCATATTTCATTACTATTTGGGCCTTAATAAGCATGATATCATCTTTAATTGATGTTATTCTAATTTCTAATTTCAGAAGTATTGATTGATTATAATTATTGATTTATAATTTTGAATAATTAATTATTTAATCGATTCCATTTAATCCATACCCGAGATATTTAATATTTTTTTTCCAATTTCTTCAATCGATTTTAAGGCATCTGAATCTGGGTATTGATTAAGGGGCTTGCCTTCCATGTCGGCATTGATCACAGATGAATCGCGTGGAATGCTTCCTAACATATCAACATCCAGCTCTATTAATTTTTTCTCGACGAATTCTTCTTCTTCCACACTCGAAACTTTATTAATTACAGCCACTATATTCTGTACTCCAATGTCTCCGGCCAGTTTTTTTATTCTTTGAGCAGTTTCCAGGGATTTTAAACCGGGCTCAACTACCACGATCATCATATCCACGGATTCAGCAGTTTTACGTCCTAAATGTTCTATTCCCGCTTCCATATCTAGAATAACTATTTCGTCTTTTTTTAGTATCATATGCCTTAAGAGAGCCTTCAAAAGGACAGAAGCAGGACAGACACACCCATCTCCACCTTTATCTACGGTCCCCATGACCAGAATTTTCAAGTTTCCATCTGGGCCATAGTCCAAGGATAGTGTTTCTGGAAGATCGCTAATTTTAGGATTCATTTTGAATACTTCTCCAAAGGAAGATCCAGGTTCTGCTCCAGTCCTATCCTTTATTAAATCCCTCATTTCAGATATAGGTGTGATTTTATCGTGTATTCCAAGGCTCGATGCTAGATTCATGTCTGGATCGGCATCTATAGCGAATACTTTGTACTTTTTGGAGAAAATACATGACAATGTACTGGAAAGAGTTGTTTTACCTACTCCTCCTTTTCCGGTTACAGCGATTTTCATTTTAACACCTTATTATAATATTTAAATGGATTTTAATTATTTTTAATTCTAATTTTGCTTTCAATAAAATTTTCCATATAAAAATTTCAAATAATAAATACTTTATTAAATATTAAATTAATTAGTAGATAATTATTTAGTATATATTAAAATAATCTTTATAATAATATGGACTATTTATGTTAAAAAATAATATTAAATATATATTTAAAATTGAAGATACATTAAACATAATTAATATAAACTAATTGAGATAAATTTTAAAATGATTTTAATTTAATAATTAATTTATTAAAGAAAATTAATTTTATTAGAATAAATATTAATAAAAAGTATTTGAAAATTATTTCATTTTTAATTTATAATTTATATCAATTACATTTTTGACGGTAACGTTTATTAATGGTTATCAAGAAATTGAACTTAACTTAATCTAAGTTATCATTTCAGTTATCATTCTCAATTTTCAATGTTTAATTGATAGAAATTTTTATGGAGGATTATTTATGGTTCGAGCATACACAAGAAGAGATTACATTAGAAAAATCCCAGGGTCAAGGATTGTTCAATATGATATGGGTAACTTATCAGCGGAATTTCCAATATCCGTGAGTTTAGCAGTGAAGGCCCCTACCCAAATTCAACACAATGCTTTAGAAGCATCCAGAATTGCTTCTAACAGATTTAT
This region includes:
- the serS gene encoding serine--tRNA ligase → MKFILHGEITFSKDIIEAEEDIKNFIKDANSELLLKGVPEGKEEEGAQITNWEIDGSILKVTIESGHRVRAHDAILRMKKPLTQLLGQKYHMGIRKIFVPKYKTIIPTGKDKYDVDFDLAKKLPQITDFEINDGEVIVEVHDMEEADLRKHIVNRILKYVTAPETGTEKSDDEKSSQEAADEEKPTDILTRQVTKVTPGKIIARSEKRTPLFEGDPTEESIKQGWVKKFPGRGQWLYAPPMVALQRALEEILLENIVIPLGFEEYLFPKLIPIPIMHKMRYLEGLPEGMYYCSAPKRDPATFEKFKNELIINKEVPIDLLKEGLKDPGYVIAPAQCEPFYEFLSHEVVNEEDLPIKAYDKSGWTYRWEAGGAKGLDRVHEFQRTELVWLGTPEQTNEIRDKTLELSHQIADEMELEWYTEIGDDPFYLEGRKVEERGIEFPDVPKYEMRLSLPGQDKGVAVVSANVHGTHFIEGFSIKEARNQRIWTGCTGIGLSRWVFGFLAQKGFDTTQWPELVREKVEMVKVPKMVTWP
- a CDS encoding carbon monoxide dehydrogenase, translating into MKIAVTGKGGVGKTTLSSTLSCIFSKKYKVFAIDADPDMNLASSLGIHDKITPISEMRDLIKDRTGAEPGSSFGEVFKMNPKISDLPETLSLDYGPDGNLKILVMGTVDKGGDGCVCPASVLLKALLRHMILKKDEIVILDMEAGIEHLGRKTAESVDMMIVVVEPGLKSLETAQRIKKLAGDIGVQNIVAVINKVSSVEEEEFVEKKLIELDVDMLGSIPRDSSVINADMEGKPLNQYPDSDALKSIEEIGKKILNISGMD
- a CDS encoding peptidylprolyl isomerase; protein product: MAVKEGDFIKLEFTGRTKETGDVFDTTIEEVAEEAGIKVDNKAYGPIPVIVGGGHLLKGLDESVAGMEEGDKKTVELPPEQAFGERDAKLIQLIPMKEFKKQGVNPYVGMTLTVENHNGRVINISGGRVRVDFNHELAGKTLEYDVEVIEVTTDDLEKVKSMIKLHYPNTNLDVSKTEITFEDGKVIISMDEVAKFDNQPYMDITFARFRISRDIWENIEGVEKVEFTDVFEKKEAEAAEEVAEEVAEEVAEEVIEEVAEEIPEVLDASEVKEEKEE